ATCTCGTCCAACGAGATCGGCCAGCGCGCCCGCCAACACCAGAACGCGATTGATGCGGCCAAGGAAGCCGGTGTGTCGCTGCTGGTCTACACCAGTCTGCTGAAGGCCGATACGTCCCCGCTCAGCCTTGCCCCTGAGCACTTGGCGACCGAGCAGGCGCTGAAGGCCTCTGGGGTGCCTTACGTCATCCTGCGCAACGGCTGGTATAGCGAAAATTACGCGGGCTCGGTCCCGACGGCGTTGGCGCACGGGGCCTTTGTGGGCAGCGCCGGGGAAGGCCGGATCGCCTCGGCGGCGCGCGCCGATTATGCGGCGGCGGCGGTCGTGGCGTTGACGCAGGACTTGACCGCCAACCAGACCTTCGAGCTGGCGGGCGACGAGGCTTATACGCTAACCGAGCTGGCCGCCGAAATCTCACGCCAGTCGGGCAAAGACGTGCCATACGTAAACTTGCCGGAGGCTGAATACGCCGCCGTGTTGTCTCAGGCAGGCTTACCGACCGATCTGGCGCAGGCGATTGCGGGTTGGGACGCCGGAGCCGCTCAAGGGGCCTTGTTCGACGACCGCCAGGTGCTCAGCCAACTGATCGGCCGCCCGACCACTCCCCTCAGCGCCACCATATCGCAGGCGCTACAGGCCTAAAACACCACCGTCGCCACCAGTTGGTAGCTCACCAACTGGCCTTCGGCGGGTGGCAGATCTTCCGGGTCGTAGCGGCGCTGGAGCAGGGCTGTGCGGCTGGGTTCGATCAGGCCGTAATGGGTCGTTTCGATCAGCTCGGCCCCTGTCACTTCGCCGCTGGGCGCAACGGTGAGCAGAAAGCTCGCGCGCCCACCGGCGAGGGCTTCGAGATCGGCATGCGCCGGGAAGACCGGGATCGGGTCCGCCACCGGCTCGGGGGCTTCTTCCGCTGCGATGCGGATGACGACCGCCAGCGGCACCACCGGCTTGGGTTCAGGTTCCGGCACCGGCGCCGGTGCGGCTTCCACGAGCGGCTCGGGTTCGGGCTCAGGCGTCGCCACTTCCGGTTCGCGCACGATGCTGACCGGGGGTGGCGGGGCTGGCGGAGGCACCATTACCTCCTCTCGCTGCGGCTCGACGCGACGAATCTTGGCCGAGCCCATGGGCACCGTCTGGTTGCCGCCAGATTGGGCGCAGCCTGCAAAAAAGCCCCAGAGCAACCCGAAGGCTGCCAGCTGGGGCGTTAAACTGGACCGCAGTCCGCGCATGGGTCTGCCTTAGCGGGCGAGGACTTCGCGGATGCGCTTCAGTGCCTGCTCGGTCTTTTCGGCAGTGTTGAAGGCGCTGAGGCGGATGTGGCCTTCGCCGCACTTGCCAAAGCCGGCACCAGGGGTGCAGACGACGCCCGCTTCGTTGAGCAGCTTGTCGAAGAAGTCCCACGACTTGCCGCCGGTCTGGATCCAGACGTAAGGGGCGTGATCGCCGCCGACGCAGTCGTAGCCCAGCTCGATCATGGTCTCGCGGATCTTGCGGGCATTGGCCATGTAGCCGTCGATCAGGGCCTGCACCTGTTGCTTGCCCTCGGGGCTGTAGATGGCGGCTGCCGCGCGCTGCACGGGGTAGGACACGCCGTTGAACTTCGTGCTGTGACGGCGGTTCCAGAGCTGGCGCAGCGGCACGGGGTTGTTGTCCGGGTCGTAGGCCACGAGGTCTTGCGGCACCACGGTGAAGGCGCAGCGCGTGCCGGTGAAGCCCGCGTTCTTGGAGAAGCTGCGGAACTCGATTGCGCACTCCTTGGCGCCTTCGATCTCGTAGATCGAGCGCGGCAGGTTTTCGTCCTGGATAAAGGCCTGATAGGCGGCGTCGAAGAGGATCAGCGCGCGGTTCTGGCGGGCGTAGTCCACCCAACGCTTCAGCTGCTCCTTGGTGGCGATGGCGCCGGTCGGGTTGTTGGGGAAGCAGAGGTAGATCAGGTCGACCGGGGTCTCGGGCAGGTCGGGCGTGTAGCCATTGTCCGCCGTCGAGTCGAGGTAGGTCAGGCCTTCGTAGCGACCGTCGATGAAGCGACCGGTGCGGCCCGCCATCACGTTCGTATCCACGTACACAGGGTAGACCGGATCGGGCACGGCCACGGCGATGTCGGTGCCGAAGATCTCCTGAATGTTGCCGCTGTCGCACTTCGAGCCGTCGGAGACGAAGATCTCGTCGGCGCTGATGTCGCAGCCGCGGGCCTGGAATTCATGCTCGGCGATGGCTTCGCGGAGGAACGCGTAGCCCTGCTCGGGGCCGTAGCCGTGGAAGCCGTCGCGCGTGCCCATTTCGTCGACCGCCTGCTTGAGGGCGGTGCGGCACACCTCGGGCAAAGGCTCCGTCACGTCGCCAATGCCCATCTTGATCAGGGGCTTGTCGGGGTTGGCCTTTTGATAGGCGGCAACGCGTTGGGCAATATTGCTGAAAAGGTAGGAAGCCTGCAGCTTCTGGTAGTTCGGATTGATCCGGATCATGGCGAACCTGCCACCGTAGGCACCCCGGCCCGAAAGGCAAGACCGGGAAGGAAGGCAATTAAGATGAACAGGAGTTAAAAGGAGTAAAAAGGAGTCCAGAACAAGCTGAGTGAATGAGCCTTTGGCGGGGAGGCGGCGCGTAAGTGCGCAACTGACTCGGGAAGACTCTTTTTCACTCCTTTTAACTCCTGTTCCATTTCTCTCTGCTCTCTCTTTTTGACTTTTATTCTCAATAATCGCTTTGAAAGCTTGAGCATCGGCTAGCCAAAGGTTTACCGTCACCGGGGTAGTTGGCCAAAATCCTTCAGAGGACACCCATGCAAGTCATCGAATCCGTGCACGAAATGCAGTCCCTTGCCGTGAGACTGCGCCACCAAGGCAAGCTGATCGGCTTTGTCCCGACCAGCGGCTACCTGCACGCGGGCCACCTGAGCCTGATTCAACTCGCTCAGGACCAGGCCGACGTGGTGGTGGTGTCGTGCTTCGTGAACCCCAAGGAGTTTGGCGCCAACGAAGACTTCGCCCGCTACCCGCGGGATCGGGAGCGCGACCTCCAGTTCTGCCGCGAGGCCAAGGTCGACGTGGTCTTCCTGCCCAAGGAAGAAGAAATCTACCCGGCGGGCTTCTCCAGCTCGGTGACGGAAGACAAGCGTGCCAGCGGCCTCTGCGCCATCTCGCGCCCGCACTACTTCAAGGGCGTTTGCACCTGCCACGCCAAGCTCTTCAACATCGTGCGCCCCGACCAGGCCATCTACGGCCGCAAGGACCCGCAGATGGCCGCCGCGATCGCCAAGATGGTCGAAGACCTCAACTTTACGGTCGAAATCGTCGTCGGCCCTACCGTGCGTGAGCCCGACGGCCTCGCCTGCAGCGCCCGCAACACCTACCTCAACGAATTCCAGCGCCGCGATGCCCGCATCGTCTATCAGGCGCTGATGAAAGGCCGTGAACTCGTCGACAACGGCATCCGCAACGTCGACCGCGTGCTGGCCGAGGTGACCTACCACATCTCGCAGATCCGCCGCCTGCGTGTGATCTACGTGCACGCCGTCAACAAGCACACGATGGAGTTCGAGCGCCAGATCGTTCCCGGCCAGACCTTGATCATCACCAGCGTCTGGTGCGACGAAGTTCGCCTGCTCGACAATATGGAGTTGTAGGTTACTTGGGGGTGAATACTAAGTTTTCAATGGGCTATTAGGCCTAGGAAATTTGGTTGTCTTTTCGTTCAGAGAGGACATTTTTCAACGCGTTGATCTCACACCTTTGTTCAACTCGTTCCAACTTTTCCATGCAGAAGACTCTTGTCCTGTTTCTCGCCTTGGTTAGCTCCATCCTCGCGAACGTCGCTCAGGCTCAAGCCGTCAGCGTCTACACGCTGGGCTACATCGGGCCCACCTCCGACTTCAGCAGCTCGCAGACTTTTACAGGCAACGGCTATGTGACCGCCTTTGGGTCGTCCTACCACCCGGGTTTGTCGCTGGACAACGCCAAGTCCTACTTCCAGCAAGACATCTCGTCTTACGCTCCTGGGACGCAAATCGAATCGGTTAAGCTTGAATTCACGATCAGTGGCTCGGCTCTGGACGAAAACCTGCTGGTCACGCTGTTCGACTCCGAAGGCACGCTTGGCTTTCATGTCTCCGCACCCAATACGGTAGCTTCCGAGATTATGACCGTGCAGGGCGGCGCGTTCAACTCCCTCGATTTGACGGATCTGTTCCAGACCGCCGTGGATGAAGGCCTCGACTACTTTGCGATTCACTTCGACGGGACGACGTCCGATATCTTTACTAACGGGACATCGACCGTATTGACGCTTACGGTGACGACGGCAGCCATTCCGGAGCCCGCCGTTACCGCTTTGGCCCTGCCGCTCGTGGCGGGTCTGGGTTTGGTGTTGCGCCGCCGCCAGTTGGCGAGCCGCGCCTAGTCATCTTGACAGGCACGTTTTCAAAAGCTCCGGATGACCGTCCGGAGCTATTTTTTGCGGTCCACCTACCTGCCAAAATTCCGCCAGTCGGGCTCCGGGGCAAACTGGGCAGAGCCGTCGTTGACGTTGGCGTCCCGGCCTTTGTCCTGCAGCAGGGTGATCATTTCGGCCCCCGCCATCAGCACCGGACCGTAGCCGTGGGCGGCGTAGACGCTGACCGGGCGGTGGTAGTAGAAGGCCGGATCGAAGCCCATCCCGGTGCCTACACAGGTGTTTTCGACCTGCCCCTGTTCGTTGACCTGGGCAGCGACGGCGTTCCAGCCCAGCAGCGTCGCCGGGCCGTAGGCCAGCGGGTCGAGCCAGCCGCGGTTGATCCCGCGCGCCATGGCGTAGACGAACATGGCCGAGGCCGAGGTCTCCTGATACGAGTCGTAGCGGTCGAGCAACTGGTGCCAGAGTCCTTCGCCGCCCTGGTGGGCCGCCAGCCCCTTCATATGGGCGCGGTAAATGGCCAGCACGGCCTCTCGCTGCGGGTGGCTCTCCGGCAGCACGCTCAGCAGCTCGGCTGCCGCCATGGCCGCCCACCCGTTGGCGCGGCCCCAGTGGAACGCGGGGTGGGGCTCCATGTCGCGGATCCAGCCGTGCATGAAGAGCCCCTTCTCGGGCACAAACATGCGCTCGTGAAACTGGATCAGCTGCTTGGCGGCGTCATCGAAATAGGCTGCGTCTCCGGTCAATACGCCCATCTGCGCCAGCGCGGGCACGCTCATGTAGAGGTCGTCGAGCCAGAGCGCGTTGGGCATCGGGCGGTTGCGGGCCAGCGTGCCGTCTTCAAAGCGGAACTGGCCTTCGGCGATCCACCCCACGAGGCGGTCGATCACGGGGCGAATCTCGTCGCCTACCGCGTCGGCGCGCCGGGCCTTGATCATCGCCGCGCCCATCGCGCCCGAGTCGTCGAGCGTGTGGGGGGCGTTGAGGTTGCGTAGCGGCACCCGCCAGGGGCGGGGATCACCGGCGGCTTCGGCCTTTTTCAGGCGTTCGGCAAAGACGGGCAGACTGTCGGCGATCAACTGCATTCGCTCGCCGACAAAACGGCCATAGCGCGCGTCTCCGGTCGCCTCTGCTGCGTGCAGCGCCCCGGCATAGGTGACGCCCCACTCGTAGCTGACGATGCCGAAGTGCGTCTGAGGGAAACGTGCGTTGGGGCTCGAAAACTCGCTCTTCTTCAGCACCTTACCCGTCTCACGGTCCACCAGGCTCTTGGGCGTTTCGGCGTCGATATAGGCCAGCACGCGGTCGAGCACCTCCTTGACCTCTTGGGTGGTCACGGGCCCATAAACCACCGGGTAGGCCGGCTGCGAGGCGCCGCGGTTGATCAGCCGCAGCTGTTCCACGCTGGGGGTAGCGGTTTCCTGCGGGGCCTGCGCCAGCAGGGTGGCAGGCAGCAGGGCAAGGGAGGCAAGACGGGGAAGGGAGTAGCGTAACATCATGAAAGGGGAGGGGAGTGAAAGGCGAACCGGCTGGGGAAGGCCGGGGCGGTTTAGAACGTCTGCAGCTCGGCCTCGCGCAGCTTTTGGTCGGGCACGAACTTGCAGCGATAGGTCTCGAAGTCGGTCACCTCCTGCAGGCGGAAGCTGCCGCCGCTCGACGGCTGGGCCGCAAAGCCCTCGAAAAGCACATCGGTCGCTTCGTGCAGCACCACCAGCGGACGCTCGTCATCTTCGGTCAGCGTGTAATGCAAGCCGCGCACCTCCAGGCCCTCGACATGGCGGGCGTAGAGGACAGAGGCGGGCAGCAGGCCAAACATGCTCGGCTCCGGATAAGCCTTCTCGCGCAGCGGCACGGCAAACGGCTCGCGCGGGCCACGCACGCCCTCTTCCTTGCCGCGCAGGAAGAAGTGGTTGGCGAGGTGCTCCGGCTGTTCGGCCACGTCGGCCATCGTGATCCCGCCGCGCGAGACCACGCGGATGTCTTGCAGCAGCACGTCTTCGATCGGGTGCCCCGGCAGGCCTGCGAGGATGATCGGGAAGCGCCCGTCGGCATCGTGGACCGAGATGCCGCTGATCTGCACGCCCCGGATGCTGCCGACCGACGTGCCTTCGGGGCCGCGCGCCCGGTTGCCAAGGCGGAGGAAAATGGGAGCGTTGGACACGTCGTGCATCACGAGGTTGCTCACCACGATGTTTTCGATGTTCGAGCCGTCGACCGACTCGATGGCCAGCCCGCGTGAGCGCCGGAAAACGCAGTTGCTGATCGTGATGTTGCGGAAGTCGCCGTTCGATTCCGTGCCCAGCTTGATCCGCGCGGTCGGCCCGTCCTGGTCGACGGCCTTCTTGGTCTCGGTGCGGTAGGTGGCGTCGAGCATCGAGCCAATGTCGTAGCCGCTCACGAGGCAGTTGGTGATCGTGATGTCTTCGCAGTGGCGCACCTCACCCAGCGCGTAGCTCGCCTTGAGCACGATCGCGTCGTCGTTGAGCGAGTTGATGCTGCAGTTGGAGATGCGCACATTGCGGCACGCGTCGATGTCGAGGGCGTCGCGATTGGTGTCGATCTTCAAGTTGTCGATCGTCATGGTATCGACCCCGGTGGCGAGCAGCATGAAGTGGCCGCCCTTGAGCACGGAGAAGTCGCGCAGGGTCACGTTGCGGCACTCCCGCAGTGCGATGGCCTTGTTAGCGTGGCCGTTGCGGGCCTTTTCGTCGCTGTAGTCCACGTGGCTCTGCAGGCCCTCGCCGTCGATCAGGCCGTGGCCCACGATGGCGATATTTTCGAGATTTTCGCCCCAGATCAGGCTGTTACGCCAGTGGCTGTGCCCAAAGTCCTGGTAACGCAGCTCGTCGCCCCATTTGTTCGGCTCCGGCTCGTCGTAGCGTCCGTCGCCGTCATCCGGTGAGGCCGCCAACAGGGTCGCGCCGGATTGCAGCTCCAGCGTGATGTGGCTTTGCAGGCGGATGGAGAAGCTGCGATAGGTGCCCGCAGGGAGCACCACCGTGCCGCCGCCCGCGTCGGAGGCCGCCTCGATGGCCGCGTTGATGGCCGGCGAGTCGATCGCCTGGCCGTCGCCCTTGGCGCCATAGTCGCGCACATTGTAGGCCGTAGCAAAAAGTCCTTGGGTCATGAAGAGCAGGCACGCGAGCCAGGCGCCGGACGCTTGGGAACGAAGACGAGGGGAGGCCATGGGCAAGTCGTGGGGTAGGGGGTGAAGGGATCGGGTATCGCGCGGCGTGGGGGACCGCGAGACTACCCTGCCCGCGTGGGGCGCCTCTGTCGATGGCTTGCAAATCGGACAGTTCAAAAGATGCGCCGGCTGGCAATTGACGCCCCTGCGTGCGCCGCCCAAGCTACTCGTGCCCGCCACATGGAAGGCCTTGACTACATCCTCCACACGACGCCCATCGGCGCGCTCGGCCTCGGCTGCACGGGCGGCAGGCTTTCGCGAGTCTGGTTCCTGGGGGCGCGCGAGGGCCAAGACTTGCCCCTCCCGCCCGAGCCCGTGCTGCGCCAGACGGTCGACGAGCTGCAGGCCTACTTTGCGGGGCAGCTGAAGCGCTTCACCATCCCGCTTGCGCCCAGCGGCAGCGCCTTCCAGCTGCAGGTGTGGGAGGCCCTCTGCGCCATCCCCTGGGGCGAAACGCGCAGCTACAAAGACATTGCGCTCGCCCTCGACAACCTCGGCGCGATCCGGGCGGTCGGCATGGCCTGCAACCGTAACCCCCTGCCGCTCATCATTCCTTGCCATCGGGTGATTGGATCCAGCGGCGAGCTGGTGGGCTTCGGCGGCGGCCTCCCGCTCAAGCGCCAGCTATTGGAGCACGAGCGCATTTTGCCGGTGCAGCGGGAGTTGTTCTGAGAATTACAGGCCCCAAATCTTCAATCCTGTGCTTGCGCTTGCGTTCGAGGGCTGGGGGCGGTGTATTAGGCGCCTTCCATGAGTGCCGCATCGAACCGCAAAGACGTCATCCTGCCGCCGGCCACGATTGGCATCCTCGGTGGGGGCCAGCTCGGCCGCATGAGCATCCTGGCCGGGCGCAAGCTGGGCTACCGCTTCGTCGTTTACGAGCCCCAAGGCCCCAATTCCCCCGCCGGCGTGATTGCCGACGAGGAGATCAACGCCCCGTATGACGACATGGACGCGCTGCGTGCCTTCGCCCAGAAGTGCGACGTCGTGACCTACGAGTTTGAAAACGTGCCCAGCGGCCCGTTGCAGATGATCGCCAGCTACGCCCCGGTGCGCCCGGGCGCCAAGGCCCTGCACACCTGCCAGAACCGCCGCCGCGAAAAGACTTTCCTGCAGGACAACGGCTTCCCCTGCGCCCCCTTTGCCATCGTCAACAATGCGGACGAGCTGCAGAGCGCCTGGCGTCAGTTGGGCGGCGATGTGGTGGTGAAGAGCGCCGACTTTGGCTACGACGGCAAGGGCCAGCGCAAGCTGAAGGACGGCGACGATGTCGCCAAGATCTGGCGCGAGCTGAACGTCGAAGCAGCCGTGCTGGAAAAGTGGATCCGCTTCAAGGGCGAGTATTCCGTCATCTGTGCCCGCAATGCGCGCGGCGATGAGATGGCCTTCCCGCTGACCCACAACGAGCACCGCAACCACATCCTCCACCAGTCCCTCGTGCCCGTGCGCGGGGTCGATGCCGCACGCCAGATGGAGGCCGAAGAGCTGGCCATGTCCATCGCGCGTGCCCTGGACGTGGAGGGTTTGCTGGCGGTCGAGCTGTTCCTGACCGAAGACGGCTGGATCGTGAACGAGCTGGCCCCGCGCCCGCACAACAGCGGCCACTATACCTTTGATGCGTGTCTCACCAGCCAGTTTGAGCAGCACATCCGCGCCATCTGCAACCTCCCCTTGGGCGACCCGCGTCTGCTCTCGCCCGTGGCGATGATCAACCTGCTGGGCGACTCCTGGAAGGCTGCCGGCGACGCTGGCCCCGACTGGCCCGGCCTGTTGGAGCACCCGCGCGCCAAGCTGCACCTCTACGGCAAGGCCGTGCCCAAGGCGGGCCGCAAGATGGGCCACTTCTGCGTGATGGCCGACACGGCGGCCGATGCCGCCAAGGATGCCGAAAAGCTGCTCAATACGATCGAGCGCCGAAAGTAGCGACGGAGCTTACTCGGTCCCCAGCTTGGAGGCGATCTCGCTGGCGAGCTGGCGCAAGCCGTCGCTGAGCGCGGCGACGAGCTGCTGGTAGTCACTGCCATCCCATTCGGCGCGGTGGCGGAAATGGCCTTGGGCGACGAAGCCCTGGCTGTCTTCCTCCGTCACGATGTAGCGGGCCGCGACCCAGACTTCGCCGGATTGCGTGCCCTCGAAACGTTCGATCTCGACCTCCAGCACCGGTGCGCCTGCCGGCAGGTAGCGGCGGCGGCCCGTATCGACCTGATAGCTGGGCAGCGACGCGTTCAGATACTCCGCCAGCACACGCGTCAGCCCCACGTCCAGCTCCTCGCCCCAGCGGTGCCAGTCGCTATAGCTGATGCCGAATCCCTGACCGTGAACCGCGATCTTGCTGCCTTGCAGATAGGAGGGTAGTCGCACCTCCTGGAGCGTCAGCACGCGGCTGGTCTCGTCGGTCGCCGGAGCGTCGGAAAGGCCGGAGTGCAGCACATAAAATCGCGTTGGGTCGGCCGAAGGCTCGAGGTTCACGCAACCGCTGAGCGTCAGCCCGAGCAGGGCACAGCCGAAAAGGGCAGGAAAGGAGCGCATGGAAAGGGTCATTCGGGCTTGTCGCGCCCGGTGAGCAGGGCGCGGGGGTTGCGTTCGAGGAAGTCGGCCAGCTCTCGGAGTTCGCGGGCGGCGACGCGGACTTCGCGCATCGTCTGGTTCAGCTCGTAATACAAGGCCGACTGGGGCTGCACGGTGCTGGAGAGCCCATTGGCCGCATTTTCGACCGAGCCGAGGGTCGTATCGAGCCGCTGGGCCAGCGCGTGGTAATCGGCCATCGCCGGGTCCACATGCCCCTCCAGCTTGGTCGCCAGCGCCTGGACTTGTGCCAGCGTATCGCGCGACTGGGCGACGAGCGCGGGGATGTCGGCGTCGACGAGCGTCTGGTTCACGTTTTGCGTGGTGCGCACGAGCTCCTGATTGATCGCGCCGACATCGAGGGCCTCGACCACCGCATTAGAGTTACGCAGCAGGCGAATCGTCTCGTCGTTGATCGTCTTCATGTCGATCGCGCTGAAACGGGCCACGATGTCCGAAGCCGAGGAGCCGACCTGAGCCAGCACGGAGGGCTCGGTGGGGATCTCCTTGTATTCGATGCGCTGCTGGTGCGGGAACTCCAGCGGCACGGGAGTCTGGACGTAATCCAGCTCGATGTAGAGCTGACCGGAGATGTAGCTCGTCACCACCAGCTTGCCCCGCAGACCGTCCTGGATTTCGGCCGCGAGCACCTCCTCGTCGCGCAAATCGGCCTGCACGCCCAGGTCTTCTTCCAGCCGACGGGTGTCGATCTCGATAAAGACGGGAATTGCAGTCGTCTCGGGCGACTGGTTGTAGCGGATGCGCACATCGCTGACCCGCCCGATGGGCACGCCTTTGAACTTGACCGGAGCGCCCACGGCAAGGCCATTCACGGTCTCGTCGAAGTAGAGCAGGAACGTCTCTTCCTTGGAAAAGATATTCTTGGCACCCACGTAGATGACGAGGCCGGTCAGCAAAACGGCCGCCCCGATGACGAAGGCTCCGATGACGGCAGGTGAAGCACGGCGACTCATGAACGAGAAAGTTTTGCCGCTAACCTTACCCGTCAACGGCTAAACGCCAAATGAAAAAGCGCATTTGCCGGACAGCCGGAAGCAGCGCCCTCCACGGCGGGCACCTTGCCGGATAAACGGCAGGCCTACTCCACAAACCCTTGCAGCTTCAGCCAATACGCGAGGTCGTAAGTCCACGGCAGCAGCTCGCGCGGGTCGCTCTGGCCCGGCGTATAGCTCCTCACGCCGAGCCCGAGCCCATGGCGCCCCGTCTGGTAGAGATGCAGGTCGTGCGGCACTCCATGCTCGCTCAACGCTTCGGCAAAGAGGATCGAGTTACCCACCTGCACGGTAGAATCGTCATAGGTGTGCCAAAGGAAGGTCGGCGGCGTCTCGGCAGTCACCTGCTTTTCGTTCGACATCAGCTCGATCAGCTCCGCCGGCGGCTGCTCGCCCAGCAGGTTACGCTTCGAGCCCTTGTGAGCTAAGTCTCCCATCGTGATTACCGGATAGCACAGGATGCCCAGGTCGGGCCGCGAGCTGACGCGGTCGATCGGGTCTTCGGCGGTCGGTGTGCCGGCATCGAAATGGGTCAACGCCGAGGCGGCGAGGTGCCCGCCGGCGGAAGAGCCCATCACGCCTACCCGGCCCGGGTCCAGCTCCCACTCCTTGGCATTGGCGCGCACGATCCGGACGGCACGCTGCACATCGTGAAGCATCGAAGGATGCCGATAGCCGTTAGTCCCCAGGCGATATTTGAGCACAAATGCCGTCACCCCGTGTTCATTCAGCCAGAGGGCATAATCACGCCCCTCGTGGGTAGCCAGATGCCCATACCCTCCGCCTGGGCACACGATGATAGCCGCTCCGGTCGCCACTTCCTCTGCCGGCCAATACGGCGTCAGCGTAGGCACATCGGTCGCTTCGGTGCCTTGGGCGCCAGGCACTTCGCCCGCAGGCCAAAGCGTCGTTTCCTGCTCGGGGCGAGCCTGCAAGTAAACGAGGAACGACGTAAGGGCCAGGAAAGTCATCCGTAAGATCATGGGAGGAGGTAGCTTATGGGGTACAGGTTGGTTTTGTCGGGGCAAGCCCAGCAAATGCCGACCGGCAGGCAAAGTCGATGCCTAAAAAGCTGACGCCATACAGGTGCGGTGCATCCATTCAGGCAACGAATCAACTGGACAAGGCCGCACGCATCTCCACCTTAACGCTGTAAACCCTTTCTTTTGCCCGGGTGGTGGAATGGTAGACACTGGGGACTTAAAATCCCCTGCCCGCAAGGGCGTGCGGGTTCGAGCCCCGCCCCGGGTACCAAGTTTCTGCGGGTTACAAAGCTTTCTTTAGTAACTCCTTATGGAGTAAAAGCGTTGGAAGATCCTTCGAGACGGTCCGAGCACGATGAAGGATGTGTCGGGTATGGTCAGAGGGCTTGGCTCCGGACTCGATAGAGGTCTGGCTTCACGGTAGCCGCCATCGCTTTGGGATCGATTTTCCATTCGTGGAGAAATGCGGCGATGCGCTGTGCGGTACCAGCGGGGTCTTGAATGCAGTCCGCATAGGCCACTTCGAGTAGCTGGAGGTTGCTGTTGCGGCTTTGGGCCCAGGCCCGAAGGTTTCCGAGGATCTGGTTACGGTGTTGCTGCAACTGGGCTTCGGAGGCTGTGGAGGGCTTGGCGCCTTCACGCTCGGCCGCGAGCATGCGAGATTGAGAGTGGGCAATCTCTTTTACCGGGCGGTCCATCCAGACGACGCGGTAGGGATACCCGCGCAGGAGGTGAGGCAGTTGGAGGGAGACAACTTTGACGACTTTGCCACAG
The Verrucomicrobiota bacterium JB022 DNA segment above includes these coding regions:
- a CDS encoding SDR family oxidoreductase, which produces MIAITAATGQLGRHVTEQLLAQVPAAQVVAVVRNPAKATDLSAQGVTVRAGDYNDKASLVAAFQGVQKVLLISSNEIGQRARQHQNAIDAAKEAGVSLLVYTSLLKADTSPLSLAPEHLATEQALKASGVPYVILRNGWYSENYAGSVPTALAHGAFVGSAGEGRIASAARADYAAAAVVALTQDLTANQTFELAGDEAYTLTELAAEISRQSGKDVPYVNLPEAEYAAVLSQAGLPTDLAQAIAGWDAGAAQGALFDDRQVLSQLIGRPTTPLSATISQALQA
- a CDS encoding LL-diaminopimelate aminotransferase → MIRINPNYQKLQASYLFSNIAQRVAAYQKANPDKPLIKMGIGDVTEPLPEVCRTALKQAVDEMGTRDGFHGYGPEQGYAFLREAIAEHEFQARGCDISADEIFVSDGSKCDSGNIQEIFGTDIAVAVPDPVYPVYVDTNVMAGRTGRFIDGRYEGLTYLDSTADNGYTPDLPETPVDLIYLCFPNNPTGAIATKEQLKRWVDYARQNRALILFDAAYQAFIQDENLPRSIYEIEGAKECAIEFRSFSKNAGFTGTRCAFTVVPQDLVAYDPDNNPVPLRQLWNRRHSTKFNGVSYPVQRAAAAIYSPEGKQQVQALIDGYMANARKIRETMIELGYDCVGGDHAPYVWIQTGGKSWDFFDKLLNEAGVVCTPGAGFGKCGEGHIRLSAFNTAEKTEQALKRIREVLAR
- the panC gene encoding pantoate--beta-alanine ligase, which produces MQVIESVHEMQSLAVRLRHQGKLIGFVPTSGYLHAGHLSLIQLAQDQADVVVVSCFVNPKEFGANEDFARYPRDRERDLQFCREAKVDVVFLPKEEEIYPAGFSSSVTEDKRASGLCAISRPHYFKGVCTCHAKLFNIVRPDQAIYGRKDPQMAAAIAKMVEDLNFTVEIVVGPTVREPDGLACSARNTYLNEFQRRDARIVYQALMKGRELVDNGIRNVDRVLAEVTYHISQIRRLRVIYVHAVNKHTMEFERQIVPGQTLIITSVWCDEVRLLDNMEL
- a CDS encoding glycoside hydrolase family 88 protein, whose protein sequence is MLRYSLPRLASLALLPATLLAQAPQETATPSVEQLRLINRGASQPAYPVVYGPVTTQEVKEVLDRVLAYIDAETPKSLVDRETGKVLKKSEFSSPNARFPQTHFGIVSYEWGVTYAGALHAAEATGDARYGRFVGERMQLIADSLPVFAERLKKAEAAGDPRPWRVPLRNLNAPHTLDDSGAMGAAMIKARRADAVGDEIRPVIDRLVGWIAEGQFRFEDGTLARNRPMPNALWLDDLYMSVPALAQMGVLTGDAAYFDDAAKQLIQFHERMFVPEKGLFMHGWIRDMEPHPAFHWGRANGWAAMAAAELLSVLPESHPQREAVLAIYRAHMKGLAAHQGGEGLWHQLLDRYDSYQETSASAMFVYAMARGINRGWLDPLAYGPATLLGWNAVAAQVNEQGQVENTCVGTGMGFDPAFYYHRPVSVYAAHGYGPVLMAGAEMITLLQDKGRDANVNDGSAQFAPEPDWRNFGR
- a CDS encoding glycoside hydrolase family 28 protein, which translates into the protein MASPRLRSQASGAWLACLLFMTQGLFATAYNVRDYGAKGDGQAIDSPAINAAIEAASDAGGGTVVLPAGTYRSFSIRLQSHITLELQSGATLLAASPDDGDGRYDEPEPNKWGDELRYQDFGHSHWRNSLIWGENLENIAIVGHGLIDGEGLQSHVDYSDEKARNGHANKAIALRECRNVTLRDFSVLKGGHFMLLATGVDTMTIDNLKIDTNRDALDIDACRNVRISNCSINSLNDDAIVLKASYALGEVRHCEDITITNCLVSGYDIGSMLDATYRTETKKAVDQDGPTARIKLGTESNGDFRNITISNCVFRRSRGLAIESVDGSNIENIVVSNLVMHDVSNAPIFLRLGNRARGPEGTSVGSIRGVQISGISVHDADGRFPIILAGLPGHPIEDVLLQDIRVVSRGGITMADVAEQPEHLANHFFLRGKEEGVRGPREPFAVPLREKAYPEPSMFGLLPASVLYARHVEGLEVRGLHYTLTEDDERPLVVLHEATDVLFEGFAAQPSSGGSFRLQEVTDFETYRCKFVPDQKLREAELQTF
- a CDS encoding methylated-DNA--[protein]-cysteine S-methyltransferase, whose amino-acid sequence is MEGLDYILHTTPIGALGLGCTGGRLSRVWFLGAREGQDLPLPPEPVLRQTVDELQAYFAGQLKRFTIPLAPSGSAFQLQVWEALCAIPWGETRSYKDIALALDNLGAIRAVGMACNRNPLPLIIPCHRVIGSSGELVGFGGGLPLKRQLLEHERILPVQRELF
- a CDS encoding 5-(carboxyamino)imidazole ribonucleotide synthase, giving the protein MSAASNRKDVILPPATIGILGGGQLGRMSILAGRKLGYRFVVYEPQGPNSPAGVIADEEINAPYDDMDALRAFAQKCDVVTYEFENVPSGPLQMIASYAPVRPGAKALHTCQNRRREKTFLQDNGFPCAPFAIVNNADELQSAWRQLGGDVVVKSADFGYDGKGQRKLKDGDDVAKIWRELNVEAAVLEKWIRFKGEYSVICARNARGDEMAFPLTHNEHRNHILHQSLVPVRGVDAARQMEAEELAMSIARALDVEGLLAVELFLTEDGWIVNELAPRPHNSGHYTFDACLTSQFEQHIRAICNLPLGDPRLLSPVAMINLLGDSWKAAGDAGPDWPGLLEHPRAKLHLYGKAVPKAGRKMGHFCVMADTAADAAKDAEKLLNTIERRK